Genomic segment of Rhodospirillaceae bacterium:
CGTTAGCTGCTGAACCTGCGCCATCCGGCCGGGATCGCTAGATTCCTCCTGCGCCGTTGCGCATGAAAAGGCCGAGCCATTCGGCGACCATCGCCGGTTTGTCCTGCCCTTCGATCTCGACCGTCGCACGGGTCGTGCTGAGGAAGCCGCCGCTCGGGTGGGGATCGAACGATTCCAGCAGGAAGCGCCCGCGGATCCGGCCGCCGATCGGCACCGGCGCCATCCAGCGCACCCTGTTCAGCCCGTAGTTCAGTCCGTAGTCCGTGCCTTCCGGCCACAGGCCGACCTCGTGGGAAAATGCGGTGAGCAGCGAAAGGGTGTAGAAGCCGAAGGCGATCGTGCCGCCGTAAGGCAGTTCGCGCCGGGCCCGCTCGGGATCGACATGCATCCAGTCATGATCGCGCGTCACGTCGGCGAACAGGTCGATCTGGTCCTGGGTCACCGGATGCCAGGCCGTGACCCCGATTTCCTTGCCGACGAACGCGCCGACGTTGTCGAAGGTGAAAGCGCAGTGAGTTTCGGACATGGCATGGGGCCCGCATTTCTGTTGCCGGCGGATTTCCGCCGGTCGCCG
This window contains:
- a CDS encoding MaoC family dehydratase, with the translated sequence MSETHCAFTFDNVGAFVGKEIGVTAWHPVTQDQIDLFADVTRDHDWMHVDPERARRELPYGGTIAFGFYTLSLLTAFSHEVGLWPEGTDYGLNYGLNRVRWMAPVPIGGRIRGRFLLESFDPHPSGGFLSTTRATVEIEGQDKPAMVAEWLGLFMRNGAGGI